In the genome of Candidatus Zixiibacteriota bacterium, one region contains:
- a CDS encoding slipin family protein, translated as LRFLQTLTEIATEKNSTILFPVPIDLFTPFIKKLQEGTEKKE; from the coding sequence CTGAGATTTCTGCAGACTTTAACTGAGATAGCAACAGAAAAGAACTCCACTATCCTTTTCCCGGTGCCGATTGACCTTTTCACTCCCTTTATAAAGAAACTGCAAGAAGGTACGGAGAAAAAAGAGTAG